One window from the genome of Leptospira broomii serovar Hurstbridge str. 5399 encodes:
- a CDS encoding DUF2804 domain-containing protein: MNLETEIHQQSVLCNSGGKLNLNAVGWSKIPLHRCNVAGHWLRKKKWNYWCFYDKDFLASFTVSDIDYAGVIFCYWLDRKTGEFEESTILTPFGQGCSLGQTVANTALYEGKPGTVSFKVDEYGSYRIFVDFSRSNRKHIRADLRVDVPQGWETLNVVVPWSRNRFQFTHKLFGLGAEGSVDIGGRSHEFKSEDSFAVLDFGRGVWPYSTKWNWASMSYRPSKKEVYGINLGGGWTDGTGTTENALLINGRIYKLPSDVNFEFDRKDPDKPWIIYTKDSKAVELTLTPTFQRKATSNVGIISSAVHQMIGNFDGILRVGKNEFRIKGGQGWAEDHIARW, from the coding sequence ATGAATCTCGAAACTGAAATTCACCAACAATCGGTCCTCTGTAATTCAGGTGGAAAACTCAACTTGAACGCAGTCGGATGGTCAAAGATCCCCTTGCATCGATGTAATGTCGCCGGCCATTGGCTACGAAAGAAAAAATGGAATTATTGGTGTTTTTACGATAAAGATTTTCTGGCATCCTTTACCGTTTCCGATATCGACTATGCCGGTGTGATTTTTTGTTATTGGTTAGATCGAAAAACGGGCGAGTTTGAGGAAAGTACGATCTTGACTCCGTTCGGTCAAGGCTGCTCTCTCGGACAGACCGTTGCGAACACCGCATTGTACGAAGGTAAGCCTGGCACAGTTTCATTCAAAGTGGATGAATACGGAAGTTACCGCATCTTCGTGGACTTTAGTAGATCGAATCGCAAACATATTCGCGCCGATTTACGCGTGGACGTCCCTCAGGGTTGGGAAACCTTGAACGTGGTCGTTCCTTGGAGTCGAAATCGTTTCCAATTTACTCATAAACTCTTCGGTTTGGGTGCGGAGGGTTCCGTGGATATTGGAGGAAGATCTCACGAATTCAAAAGCGAAGATTCGTTTGCAGTTCTGGATTTTGGAAGAGGGGTATGGCCTTACTCGACGAAATGGAATTGGGCGTCGATGTCGTATCGACCTTCTAAAAAGGAAGTTTACGGTATTAATCTTGGCGGGGGATGGACGGACGGAACGGGTACGACGGAAAATGCCCTTTTAATTAACGGAAGAATTTACAAATTACCTTCGGACGTAAATTTCGAATTCGATCGAAAAGATCCTGACAAGCCGTGGATCATCTATACGAAAGATAGTAAAGCGGTCGAATTAACTCTAACCCCGACGTTTCAACGAAAAGCAACTTCGAACGTCGGAATCATCTCGTCTGCCGTCCATCAAATGATCGGAAATTTTGACGGAATCCTTCGAGTGGGAAAAAACGAATTTAGGATCAAAGGCGGGCAAGGATGGGCGGAGGATCATATTGCCCGCTGGTAA
- a CDS encoding LIMLP_15305 family protein, translating into MPENSAVQGYIARYQAERGKVKAFLSKFPFYGDVLKNHQYYDADRLARNELSKRIDSLKEPLRRVEEGFVRDRRMELIGSTEILLSLIERLKNEISGSSYGLNGLGSGFKASEAELEALAEWDYSLLQHTEELYAKASSNGLNATDSAETVRDWVSKFRSELDQFDEALKKRRDVFLKK; encoded by the coding sequence ATGCCCGAAAATAGCGCAGTACAAGGATATATCGCACGTTATCAAGCGGAGAGGGGAAAGGTAAAAGCGTTTCTTTCCAAATTCCCTTTCTATGGCGATGTTCTGAAAAACCACCAATATTACGATGCCGATCGATTAGCAAGAAACGAGCTTTCTAAAAGAATCGATTCCCTCAAAGAACCGCTTCGCAGAGTCGAAGAAGGCTTCGTACGCGATAGAAGAATGGAACTAATCGGCTCAACCGAGATCTTACTATCATTGATAGAAAGATTAAAGAATGAGATATCGGGTTCCAGTTACGGGCTGAACGGGCTGGGTAGCGGTTTTAAAGCGAGCGAAGCTGAGTTAGAAGCCCTTGCCGAATGGGATTATTCCCTTTTGCAACATACGGAAGAATTATATGCAAAGGCTAGTTCAAACGGTCTAAATGCGACAGACTCAGCGGAGACGGTCAGAGATTGGGTGAGTAAGTTTCGATCGGAACTCGACCAATTTGACGAAGCTCTTAAAAAAAGAAGAGATGTATTTCTTAAGAAATAA
- a CDS encoding motility associated factor glycosyltransferase family protein — MKELRSDLLDKNLKSLGKISPEIAQEIRSSYIEAELVQTPSGQPSLKIGSTLLHSSREPVTEVMRQLDSLKKGDEDRVFLFFGSGLGYSVQYALGFDKVVCVWMEPFPGMIKLAFSLHDYSGELENDRLRIVLSPFDEASLYAGLKGVSGLPVSFIPHRGSLQWNAVAYQEPRFLAETYFHKKDVNTATLTRFEKVWTGNFLRNLPELLHLHPIRSLFELCQSKIDIIVCGAGPSLSHSLSDLKRFRESFILIAVDTALLILQKAGIDPDLVFSVDPQSLNSKYLEGYTGDSAFVFDPTTSYHSLRLPSVAKGGFFTSSPFPWIKLIELNLDGGIGSLDFGGSVSTNATSLAEKMGARSLLLLGQDLSFPGTLAHCKGAILEERLNFLERRKFRREFHNHKQMTALPAKWVESETGKSLRTNEKLLIFKKWFEERKKEIPWRNLSSEGARLESIPFIGISDWFNQNPVDLKFVQDIRNSIKRIRNSKPLLRSMDLLEDLKRISIELREFLKEVQRGEDLSRKIYTLIGDGGRERDSIQSSLREIARVDELVASKKGLTEFLGTSLQRVILSITEGYETDLTLEEKKNEQLAIAKKSVLLYEGLRSATQLNIRLLGKSIFRIQATRKY; from the coding sequence ATGAAAGAGCTTCGCTCGGATCTTCTTGATAAAAATTTAAAGTCTTTGGGAAAAATTTCTCCCGAAATAGCCCAAGAAATCCGCTCTTCCTATATCGAAGCCGAACTTGTCCAAACTCCATCCGGACAACCTAGCTTGAAAATCGGCTCCACTTTGTTGCATAGCTCAAGAGAACCGGTTACGGAAGTTATGAGACAACTGGATTCCCTTAAAAAAGGGGACGAAGACCGAGTTTTTCTTTTTTTCGGTTCCGGCCTCGGTTATTCTGTCCAGTATGCTCTAGGATTTGATAAAGTAGTTTGTGTTTGGATGGAACCGTTTCCGGGTATGATCAAATTAGCGTTTTCTCTTCATGATTATTCAGGCGAGTTGGAAAACGACAGACTCCGAATCGTATTGTCTCCCTTTGACGAAGCTTCTTTATATGCGGGTTTGAAAGGTGTTTCGGGTTTGCCGGTTAGTTTTATTCCTCATAGAGGAAGTCTACAATGGAATGCGGTAGCTTACCAGGAGCCTCGCTTTTTAGCGGAAACATATTTTCATAAGAAGGATGTGAACACCGCGACTCTGACCAGATTTGAAAAAGTGTGGACCGGAAATTTTTTACGAAATCTTCCCGAACTTTTGCATTTACATCCGATTCGATCCTTATTCGAGCTTTGCCAATCCAAAATTGATATAATAGTTTGTGGCGCAGGACCTTCTCTTTCTCATTCGTTATCCGACCTAAAACGTTTCCGAGAGAGCTTCATTTTGATTGCTGTTGATACCGCATTGTTGATTTTACAAAAGGCAGGCATCGATCCAGATTTGGTTTTTAGCGTCGATCCACAATCCCTTAATTCTAAATATCTGGAAGGGTATACGGGCGATTCCGCGTTCGTTTTCGATCCGACTACTTCTTATCATTCGCTACGTTTACCTTCGGTTGCTAAGGGAGGATTCTTCACCTCCTCTCCTTTTCCATGGATCAAATTGATTGAATTAAATCTAGACGGAGGGATCGGTAGCTTGGATTTTGGCGGATCCGTCTCGACAAACGCGACGAGTCTTGCGGAGAAAATGGGAGCAAGGTCGCTCCTTTTATTGGGACAAGACCTTTCATTTCCCGGGACGCTTGCCCATTGCAAGGGTGCCATTTTAGAAGAAAGATTGAATTTTTTGGAACGACGAAAGTTCAGAAGGGAATTTCACAACCATAAACAAATGACAGCGTTACCTGCAAAATGGGTAGAATCTGAAACGGGGAAAAGTCTTAGGACAAATGAGAAACTTCTCATATTTAAGAAATGGTTTGAAGAAAGAAAGAAGGAGATCCCTTGGAGAAATTTAAGTAGCGAGGGGGCTCGACTTGAAAGCATACCTTTTATAGGAATCTCCGATTGGTTTAATCAAAATCCCGTGGATTTGAAGTTTGTTCAGGATATTCGAAATTCAATTAAAAGGATCAGAAATTCTAAACCATTACTGAGATCGATGGACCTATTAGAGGATTTAAAGCGAATCTCCATCGAACTACGAGAATTCCTGAAAGAAGTTCAGAGAGGCGAGGATCTATCTCGAAAAATTTATACTCTGATTGGAGACGGCGGCCGGGAAAGGGACTCGATCCAATCTTCTCTTCGAGAGATCGCTCGAGTCGACGAATTAGTTGCATCGAAGAAAGGACTCACGGAATTTCTGGGGACAAGTCTTCAGAGAGTGATTCTTTCGATCACCGAAGGTTATGAAACGGACTTGACTTTGGAGGAAAAGAAAAACGAACAATTGGCGATTGCAAAGAAAAGCGTTCTGCTATACGAAGGGCTTCGTTCTGCAACTCAATTGAATATTCGTTTATTAGGAAAATCGATTTTTAGGATTCAGGCGACTCGCAAGTACTGA
- a CDS encoding penicillin-binding protein, producing MHPNRKRFSFLFYFLCVLFAVLTIRVSYLIFFNDKEIAFKNGERILRGAIYDRRGIELALSIDSSTIGIYPANIYDPNFTAIQLSPYLDILPERIEGLIREKSRYFLLKREIDDATATRIMEMALPGVRREREFKRVYPHGSLAASLVGFTGMDDDKALSGLEYYYNRELMTPTDSDPNRGANVHLTLDGLIQFKLEKALGKRFEETGAKRAVGLLMEIHTGKILAMASFPSFDPNRYATFEEISHTNWAIRHVYEPGSTMKIFLASILLNENLIRPNEKFDCPGYVEYGKTRIKCTQVHGKVNLEEILQYSCNAGIIKASSRIPNEVLYEYMKRFRFGDKTGLLPNESVGYVPTLNKWTPTTPMFMAIGQGISVTPVQLVASAASVVNGGRFLTPRVVSHITDSYGEVLHEFKAEEAPVGIREYSTERLLKAMTKVVRDGTGKNAYIQEYSIAGKTGTGQKSVSGRGYQDGLWSASFLGFFPAEKPKIVGLILFDEPRGSSHTGGGLAAPVFKEVVENIIPIIEQGERTVDVRLPKLDRKNQYIKSDHVPDLAGKSKREVVELLSPLGVPFKLHGSGFCYEQDPSSGSSLNGKRIDVFFQ from the coding sequence ATGCATCCTAATCGCAAAAGATTTTCGTTTCTCTTCTATTTTCTCTGCGTCTTATTCGCAGTTCTAACAATTAGAGTTAGCTATTTAATTTTCTTTAATGATAAGGAAATCGCCTTTAAGAACGGTGAACGAATTTTAAGGGGCGCGATCTATGATCGCCGCGGGATCGAGTTGGCGCTTTCGATCGATTCTTCGACGATCGGGATTTATCCGGCAAATATCTATGATCCGAATTTTACCGCGATTCAACTTTCCCCCTATCTTGATATTTTGCCGGAAAGAATCGAAGGGTTGATTCGGGAGAAAAGCAGATATTTTCTTTTGAAACGCGAGATAGACGATGCCACTGCAACCCGAATTATGGAGATGGCTCTTCCAGGGGTTAGGAGAGAAAGGGAATTTAAACGAGTTTATCCGCATGGAAGCCTGGCAGCAAGCCTCGTCGGGTTTACCGGGATGGACGATGATAAGGCATTGTCGGGTTTGGAATATTATTATAACCGAGAATTAATGACTCCGACCGACTCGGATCCGAATCGAGGTGCCAACGTTCATTTGACTTTGGACGGTCTCATTCAGTTTAAATTGGAAAAAGCTTTGGGAAAACGATTCGAAGAAACCGGGGCAAAGAGAGCCGTCGGCCTTTTGATGGAGATTCATACGGGAAAAATTCTAGCTATGGCGAGTTTTCCTTCATTTGATCCGAATCGTTATGCGACATTCGAGGAAATTTCTCATACGAACTGGGCGATTCGGCATGTTTACGAACCCGGATCTACGATGAAAATATTTTTGGCAAGTATATTGCTTAATGAAAATTTAATTCGTCCTAACGAAAAATTCGATTGTCCGGGATATGTGGAATACGGGAAAACCCGGATCAAATGCACTCAGGTTCACGGGAAGGTGAATTTGGAGGAAATATTACAATACTCATGCAATGCTGGAATTATCAAGGCATCATCCCGAATCCCGAACGAAGTACTTTATGAATATATGAAGCGATTTCGCTTTGGAGATAAGACCGGACTTCTGCCTAACGAATCGGTAGGTTACGTTCCGACGCTCAATAAGTGGACACCGACGACTCCTATGTTCATGGCGATCGGTCAAGGAATTTCCGTGACTCCCGTGCAGCTTGTCGCTTCTGCTGCGTCCGTCGTAAACGGAGGCCGTTTTTTAACTCCGAGAGTCGTTTCCCATATTACGGATTCTTACGGCGAAGTTTTGCATGAATTCAAGGCGGAAGAGGCGCCGGTAGGAATTCGTGAGTATTCTACCGAAAGATTGTTGAAAGCCATGACGAAAGTAGTTAGAGATGGAACTGGAAAAAATGCATATATACAGGAATACTCAATCGCGGGAAAAACCGGGACAGGACAGAAATCGGTTTCCGGGAGAGGCTATCAAGACGGTCTCTGGTCAGCATCCTTTCTGGGTTTCTTTCCCGCGGAAAAACCTAAGATCGTAGGTTTGATTCTTTTCGATGAACCTAGGGGTTCGAGCCATACGGGAGGAGGACTCGCCGCACCGGTATTCAAGGAAGTCGTAGAGAATATAATTCCGATTATCGAGCAGGGCGAACGAACGGTCGACGTAAGGCTGCCGAAATTGGATCGGAAAAATCAATATATCAAATCCGATCATGTTCCCGATTTAGCCGGAAAAAGTAAGAGGGAAGTAGTGGAATTACTTTCTCCCTTAGGAGTTCCGTTTAAGCTACATGGAAGCGGATTTTGCTATGAACAGGATCCCTCGTCCGGAAGTTCTTTAAACGGAAAAAGGATCGATGTATTCTTCCAATGA
- a CDS encoding YgaP family membrane protein, protein MDINENKLDRFLRSFVGVLIIGWGLYSQSWLGAFGIIPLTTGVVGWCPAYALFGFSTCESPES, encoded by the coding sequence ATGGATATAAATGAAAATAAGCTAGATCGTTTTCTTAGATCTTTCGTAGGAGTGCTAATTATCGGTTGGGGGTTGTATTCTCAGAGCTGGCTGGGTGCTTTCGGAATTATTCCTTTGACTACGGGAGTCGTAGGCTGGTGTCCTGCGTATGCGCTTTTTGGGTTCAGTACTTGCGAGTCGCCTGAATCCTAA
- a CDS encoding phasin-related domain-containing protein, whose amino-acid sequence MEKQILDVLNAGLGIVKTGQEGLEKAKAEFTKSFQELAAKGAADNSESSVRVREFVDKLLNEAKELTTAAGKGYEDTRVKVLEKYNQLVEEAKKLVPQEQVDAIKAKLSEVTETVKNGIPTKKTA is encoded by the coding sequence ATGGAAAAACAAATTCTAGATGTTCTTAACGCAGGACTCGGTATTGTAAAAACCGGGCAAGAAGGACTGGAAAAAGCTAAAGCAGAATTCACCAAGAGTTTCCAAGAATTGGCAGCAAAAGGTGCAGCAGATAATTCAGAGTCTTCCGTTCGCGTTCGCGAGTTCGTCGATAAACTCCTTAACGAAGCTAAGGAACTTACGACAGCAGCTGGAAAAGGCTACGAAGATACCCGTGTTAAGGTCCTCGAGAAATACAACCAACTTGTAGAAGAGGCCAAAAAACTCGTTCCTCAAGAACAAGTCGACGCTATTAAAGCAAAACTTAGCGAAGTTACGGAAACCGTAAAAAACGGTATTCCGACTAAGAAAACCGCATAA
- the lepB gene encoding signal peptidase I, whose translation MLFLTKASISTKFPMLLWIKKALPVFLAIISVLYLRIFIIQFYFINGNSMMPSFKDGDLILVKKWGFPARVGPWTWSLIESKIDRFDVLVLDGVGTELSLKRVVGLPGDFFRFSEGRIHINDSSLEEPFVKPGFKTQAPSLSIVPVVSVSGNIGIGDSGRIPPGYFLVLGDNREFSTDSRNYGLIPFQKLRGKVLLGF comes from the coding sequence ATGTTATTTTTAACGAAAGCGAGCATATCGACTAAATTTCCAATGCTCCTCTGGATTAAAAAAGCATTGCCGGTGTTTCTCGCTATTATCTCGGTACTTTACCTGAGAATCTTCATTATTCAATTTTACTTCATCAATGGAAATTCCATGATGCCGAGTTTCAAAGACGGGGATTTAATTCTCGTAAAGAAATGGGGATTTCCCGCACGGGTCGGCCCCTGGACTTGGTCTTTGATAGAGTCCAAAATCGATCGATTCGACGTTCTTGTTTTAGATGGGGTTGGAACGGAATTAAGTTTAAAGAGAGTTGTCGGACTCCCGGGAGATTTTTTTCGATTCTCGGAAGGACGAATTCACATCAACGATTCTTCATTGGAAGAACCTTTTGTAAAGCCGGGTTTTAAGACGCAAGCTCCCTCACTTTCGATTGTTCCGGTAGTGAGTGTTTCCGGAAACATCGGTATAGGTGATTCTGGCAGAATTCCGCCGGGATACTTTTTGGTGTTAGGGGATAACCGTGAATTCTCTACTGATTCTCGAAATTACGGACTAATTCCTTTTCAAAAATTACGCGGAAAAGTTTTACTCGGCTTCTAG
- a CDS encoding aminotransferase-like domain-containing protein has translation MTNTDEPGTKYSKIAMSLISRIEAGEFLPGTKLPSLRRICRYERCNLSTAVEAFGILQERGYIRGRERSGYFILPRSESVSIYKVDRPVRISNPTVPEEVGSLLAELADPRFVSLGAAVPDSQFLPFASLERSYRKAMRNSFLHNYSDVQGDLELRRKIATRSSTKERRISPEEVFITIGCSEAAFIALSLLTKPGDQVAVESPLHFVLYQILSILKLKAIEIPTDPVYGMDLDSYESVLKTSQPKILVTVPTFSNPTGSLLPLNSKKEVLRLSAKYGIKIVEDDIYGELLHSPGLRPPSLLSLDEEGFVIQVSSLSKTVSPGLRTGWLIANREIIGRAVQRRMVESIALPSLPQLAAADFLGSLGYERHLRNFRRSIGNSILSYADAFLEYFPKGTRLTIPKGGFLLWIELPNGKDSRELRFRAAKKRISLVPGNLFSLSGKYVSNFRINAGISFGPKVASAIRTLGRIAGEI, from the coding sequence ATGACCAATACAGATGAACCCGGAACGAAATACTCGAAAATTGCAATGTCTTTGATCAGTCGGATCGAAGCCGGGGAATTTTTACCCGGAACTAAGCTGCCTTCCTTGAGGAGAATTTGCCGATACGAGAGATGCAATTTGTCTACCGCTGTCGAGGCGTTTGGAATCCTACAAGAACGAGGATATATTCGAGGAAGGGAGAGGTCGGGATATTTCATTCTTCCTAGGTCGGAATCCGTTTCCATTTATAAGGTGGATAGGCCGGTCAGAATCTCAAATCCTACGGTTCCGGAGGAAGTCGGTTCCCTTCTCGCGGAATTAGCGGACCCGAGATTCGTATCTCTCGGAGCGGCAGTACCGGATTCCCAATTTCTTCCTTTCGCCTCCTTGGAACGTTCATATCGTAAGGCTATGCGAAATTCCTTTCTCCATAATTATTCCGACGTTCAAGGGGATTTGGAATTAAGAAGAAAAATCGCAACTAGATCTTCCACAAAAGAACGACGTATTTCTCCGGAGGAAGTGTTTATTACGATCGGTTGTTCGGAAGCGGCCTTTATCGCACTTTCTTTATTAACAAAACCGGGGGATCAGGTGGCGGTAGAGTCTCCTTTGCACTTCGTACTATATCAAATTTTAAGCATATTAAAATTGAAGGCTATTGAAATTCCAACCGATCCGGTCTACGGTATGGATTTGGATTCCTACGAATCCGTACTTAAAACATCTCAACCAAAGATACTGGTTACTGTGCCGACGTTTTCAAATCCGACAGGTAGCCTTTTGCCTCTGAATTCCAAAAAGGAAGTTCTCCGGCTTTCCGCTAAATACGGGATTAAAATTGTAGAGGATGATATTTACGGGGAGCTTTTGCATTCTCCAGGACTCCGACCTCCATCACTTTTATCGTTGGATGAGGAAGGATTTGTCATACAAGTTTCTTCTTTATCCAAGACCGTGAGCCCGGGTTTAAGGACGGGCTGGTTGATCGCTAATCGAGAAATAATAGGAAGAGCGGTTCAAAGAAGAATGGTCGAGTCGATTGCCTTACCTAGTCTTCCTCAACTAGCCGCAGCGGATTTTTTGGGTTCTCTCGGTTACGAAAGACATCTTAGAAATTTTAGGCGTAGTATCGGAAACTCAATCCTTTCTTATGCGGATGCATTTTTGGAATATTTTCCGAAAGGTACGCGTTTAACGATTCCGAAAGGAGGTTTTTTACTTTGGATTGAGCTTCCAAACGGAAAAGATTCTAGAGAGTTGCGTTTTCGCGCGGCTAAAAAAAGGATCAGCCTTGTTCCCGGAAATTTATTTTCGCTCTCCGGAAAATACGTAAGTAATTTCAGAATCAATGCGGGGATTTCCTTCGGTCCCAAAGTAGCGTCTGCAATCAGAACTTTGGGAAGAATCGCAGGGGAGATTTAG
- a CDS encoding PPK2 family polyphosphate kinase, protein MIDLKQISTEPPNDIKKEKAEEDRIGHLNRIGELQTRLFASKEKAILIVLQGMDTSGKDGTVKKLFTVLNPLGCTCVGWKIPNQEEQSHDFLWRIHKSAPAKGMIQVFNRSHYEDVIVPLVKKDINADRIQNRLEYIAEFERLLTAENNTLILKFFLHISKQEQSFRIEKRLEDPQKKWKFDPSDLVAHTLYDEHLKAYGEVLSFCEDSYPWKIIPADKKWYRDYLIAKLIREEMDKMDLHYPELESP, encoded by the coding sequence ATGATTGATCTAAAGCAGATTTCCACTGAACCGCCTAACGATATAAAAAAGGAAAAAGCGGAAGAAGATCGAATCGGACATTTAAATAGAATCGGAGAATTACAAACTAGACTCTTTGCTTCCAAAGAGAAAGCGATTCTTATCGTTCTTCAGGGGATGGATACATCGGGCAAGGACGGAACGGTTAAAAAGTTATTTACTGTATTGAATCCTCTCGGCTGTACCTGTGTCGGTTGGAAAATTCCGAACCAGGAAGAACAAAGCCATGATTTTTTATGGAGGATTCATAAATCAGCACCCGCTAAGGGTATGATTCAAGTTTTCAATCGTTCTCATTATGAAGACGTTATAGTTCCACTCGTAAAAAAGGATATTAATGCAGATCGAATTCAAAATAGGTTAGAATACATAGCCGAATTCGAGAGACTTTTAACCGCGGAGAATAATACTCTCATCCTCAAGTTCTTCCTTCATATATCCAAGCAAGAACAATCGTTTCGAATTGAAAAACGGCTAGAGGATCCTCAAAAAAAATGGAAATTCGATCCAAGCGATTTGGTCGCCCATACCCTGTACGACGAGCATTTGAAGGCCTACGGAGAAGTTCTCAGCTTTTGTGAAGATTCCTACCCGTGGAAAATTATTCCCGCAGATAAGAAATGGTATCGGGATTATCTAATTGCTAAGTTAATTCGGGAGGAAATGGACAAAATGGACCTCCATTACCCGGAACTGGAATCCCCTTAA
- a CDS encoding aminotransferase-like domain-containing protein gives MRKLFSKSLINSEGSIRPSNRVSRTPESVIRDILKVINDSDMLSFAGGLPDDSLFPIKDFSEGFALAIRESGAKLFQYTETQGHPKLRAWIAESYYPQSSPEEILLTNGSQQALDLLGRYFLDEGDSVLIERPSYLGAIQTFSSYGPRFIGLDYRNEGPDPSELKAQISRNRSLPKFFYCIPDFQNPTGFSYSLRNRRAIAQICVEAKIPILEDVAYRELNYENEIPISLNTLCPENTFSIGTFSKILAPGLRVGWIRAPEERMRELVVQKQAMDLHSPLINQEVVYKFLISGNFKNHLIDLKENYSRKAKIATGLFRKIFGDSIRFQQPIGGLFLWIEFLDETDTNLLFKTALEEGVAIVPGDTFFTAESSGKLLRWNFSRANADEMETGVKRLFEAWKRLHSIRK, from the coding sequence ATGCGCAAGTTATTTTCGAAATCTCTAATAAACTCCGAAGGATCAATTCGACCTTCGAACCGAGTCTCGAGAACACCCGAATCAGTGATAAGGGATATTCTAAAAGTAATTAACGATTCCGATATGCTTTCTTTCGCAGGAGGATTGCCCGACGATTCTCTTTTTCCGATCAAAGATTTTTCGGAAGGTTTCGCTCTTGCAATCCGAGAAAGCGGCGCTAAACTTTTTCAATATACGGAAACGCAAGGTCATCCTAAACTTAGGGCTTGGATCGCGGAATCCTATTATCCGCAGTCTAGCCCCGAAGAAATATTGCTGACAAACGGTTCCCAACAGGCCTTGGACTTGCTTGGGAGATATTTTCTAGACGAGGGTGATTCTGTTCTAATCGAAAGACCTAGTTATCTAGGCGCGATACAAACCTTTTCCTCCTATGGCCCTCGCTTTATCGGTCTCGATTATAGAAATGAAGGACCTGATCCATCGGAATTAAAGGCGCAGATTTCCCGAAACCGTAGCCTGCCAAAGTTCTTCTACTGCATTCCGGATTTTCAAAACCCGACTGGATTCTCTTATTCATTACGAAATAGGAGAGCAATCGCTCAAATTTGCGTAGAGGCGAAGATCCCCATCCTAGAAGACGTCGCCTATCGCGAGTTAAATTACGAAAATGAAATTCCGATTTCTTTAAATACGCTTTGTCCCGAGAACACCTTCTCGATAGGTACATTCTCCAAAATACTTGCCCCGGGCTTGCGAGTTGGATGGATCAGGGCTCCTGAAGAGCGGATGCGAGAATTGGTCGTACAAAAGCAGGCAATGGATTTGCATTCTCCCTTGATTAATCAAGAGGTAGTTTATAAATTTTTAATATCCGGCAATTTCAAAAATCACCTGATCGATCTTAAGGAGAACTATTCAAGAAAAGCAAAAATAGCGACCGGTCTGTTTCGGAAAATTTTTGGTGACTCAATTCGCTTTCAGCAACCTATAGGAGGGTTATTTTTGTGGATAGAATTTCTGGATGAGACGGATACGAATTTACTCTTTAAAACAGCTCTCGAAGAAGGAGTTGCCATCGTTCCCGGAGATACTTTTTTTACCGCCGAGTCTTCCGGTAAGCTACTAAGATGGAATTTTTCCCGGGCGAATGCCGATGAAATGGAAACCGGAGTAAAGAGATTATTCGAAGCCTGGAAGCGTTTACATTCCATCCGAAAATAA